The DNA sequence AAGCCGGGCGTGGACGTGCTCTTCCTCGAGACCGGGTACCACTTCGCCGAAACGCTGGGCACGCGCGACGCCGTCGTCTCCACCTACGAGGTGAACCTGGTGGAGGCCAAGGCGGAGGCGTCGGTGGCCGAGCAGGACGCCGCCGAGGGCAAGGACCTGTTCGCCCGCGACCCCGGCCGCTGCTGCCACCTGCGCAAGGTGGTGCCGCTCACGAGGACGCTGTCCGGCTACGACGCCTGGGTCACCGGCATCCGGCGCGTCGAATCGCCGACGCGGGCGCAGGCCCCGGCGATCTCGTTCGACGAGGGCTTCGGGCTGGTCAAGATCAACCCGATCGTCGCGTGGGACGACGACAGGTTCCAGCAGTACATCGACGACCGCGGGGTGCTGGTCAATCCGCTCGTGTCCGACGGGTACCCGTCGATCGGGTGCGCGCCGTGCACCGCGAAGCCACTCCCCGGATCCGACCCGCGCAGCGGGCGGTGGGCCGGTTCGACCAAGACAGAATGCGGGTTGCACTCATCATGACCATCGATCTGACAGACCAGTTCACCACCGAGACCGCCTCGGACATCGACGCACTGTTCGCCGGGCGGACGGCGCCGGAGGACTTCGACACGCTCACCGCGCTCGAATCCGAGGCGATCCACATTTTCCGCGAGGTGGCCGGCGAGTTCGAGCGCCCCGTCATCATGTTCTCCGGCGGCAAGGACTCCACGGTGCTGCTGCACCTGGCCATCAAGGCCTTCTGGCCGGCGCCGATGCCGTTCCCGGTGCTGCACGTGGACACCGGACACAACCTGCCGGAGGTGCTCGAGTTCCGGGACCGCCTCGTGGAGAAGCACGGCCTGCGCCTCGTCGTCGCCAGCGTGGAGGACTACCTGGCCGACGGCAGGCTGCAGGAACGTCCGGACGGCATCCGCAACCCCCTGCAGATCCAGCCGCTGCTGGATGCGATCGCCGACAACCGGTTCGACGCGGTGTTCGGCGGCGCCCGGCGCGACGAGGAACGGGCCCGCGCCAAGGAGCGGATCTTCAGCCTGCGCGACGCCTTCGGCCAGTGGGACCCCAAGCGCCAGCGCCCGGAGCTGTGGAACCTCTACAACGGCCGGCACGCCCCCGGGGAGCACGTGCGCGTGTTCCCGTTGAGCAACTTCACCGAGCTGGACATCTGGCGCTACATCGCACGCGAGGATATCGCGCTGGCGTCGCTGTACTACGCGCACGAGCGCGAGGTGTTCCACCGGGACGGCATGTGGATGACGCCCGGCCCGTGGGGCGGCCCCGACGAGGGCAGCCCCCTGCAGACCAAGTCGGTGCGCTACCGCACCGTGGGCGACGGCTCCACCACCGGCGCCGTGCTCTCCGACGCGGCGGACAACCAGGCCATCCT is a window from the Tomitella gaofuii genome containing:
- a CDS encoding phosphoadenylyl-sulfate reductase; protein product: MSTAVRRRLLGSDELRRIAEQGAALVAAGELDETDPAALLAWTVEQFGDGFLVASNMQDAVLVDLAARAKPGVDVLFLETGYHFAETLGTRDAVVSTYEVNLVEAKAEASVAEQDAAEGKDLFARDPGRCCHLRKVVPLTRTLSGYDAWVTGIRRVESPTRAQAPAISFDEGFGLVKINPIVAWDDDRFQQYIDDRGVLVNPLVSDGYPSIGCAPCTAKPLPGSDPRSGRWAGSTKTECGLHSS
- the cysD gene encoding sulfate adenylyltransferase subunit CysD; protein product: MRVALIMTIDLTDQFTTETASDIDALFAGRTAPEDFDTLTALESEAIHIFREVAGEFERPVIMFSGGKDSTVLLHLAIKAFWPAPMPFPVLHVDTGHNLPEVLEFRDRLVEKHGLRLVVASVEDYLADGRLQERPDGIRNPLQIQPLLDAIADNRFDAVFGGARRDEERARAKERIFSLRDAFGQWDPKRQRPELWNLYNGRHAPGEHVRVFPLSNFTELDIWRYIAREDIALASLYYAHEREVFHRDGMWMTPGPWGGPDEGSPLQTKSVRYRTVGDGSTTGAVLSDAADNQAILDELTVSRLTERGATRGDDRVSEAAMEDRKRQGYF